A window of Centroberyx gerrardi isolate f3 chromosome 19, fCenGer3.hap1.cur.20231027, whole genome shotgun sequence genomic DNA:
TCTCACATGTTTGGTTTCCTGCTCTGGTAAACATTCAgcagtgttcccagtgttcccagtgttcccagtgtccccagtgtccccagtgttcccagtgttcccagtgtccccagtgttcccagtgtccccagtgttcccagtgttcccagtgtccccagtgttcccagtgttcccagtgtccccagtgttcccagtgttcccagtgtccCCAGTCTTCCCAGTGTCcccagtcttcccagtcttcCCAGTGTCCCCAGTCTTCCCAGTGTCCCCAGTCTTCCCAGTGTCCCCAGTGTCCCCAGTGTCCCCAGTCTTCCCAGTGTCCCCAGTCTTCCCAGTGTCCCCAGTGTCcccagtcttcccagtcttcccagtgtccccagtgtccccagtcttcccagtgttcccagtgtccCCAGTCTTCCCAGTGTCCCCAGTGTCcccagtcttcccagtcttcCCAGTGTCCCCAGTCTTCCCAGTGTCCCCAGTGtccccagtgttcccagtgtccccagtgtccccagtgtccccagtgttcccagtgtccccagtgttcccagtgtccCCAGTGTCCCCAGTGTCCCCAGTGTCCCCAGTCTTCCCAGTGTCcccagtcttcccagtcttcccagtgttcccagtgttcccagtgttcccagtgtgatgctcctccctgctctctgctCCAGGACTCTGTCGGTGTTACCGAGCCGCTGCAGCACCGGTCCTACCTCGGCCTCCAGCTCAGCTCCAGCCAGACCGACGCTCTGACACAGCAggtggggtcaggggtcaggggtcaggggtcaggggtcaggggtcagctTCATTTGTCTCAGATGAGAAgtaggttttgtttttgttttgttggttttggTAGTTAAGACATCAAAAATAACTGATGtgcgtccctctctctctctctctctccctgtctctctctctctctccctccctctctccctctctctctctccctgtctctctctctctctgcctccctccctccctctctctctctctctctccctctctctctctccctgtctctctctctctctccctctctctctctctctctccctctctctctctctctccctccctctctctctctccctgtctctctctctctctccctctctctctctctccctcccgctctctccctctctccctctctctctctccctctctctctctccctctctctctctctctccctctctctctctccctctctctctctctccctccctctctctctctctccctccctctctctctctccctgtctctctctctctctccctcactctctctctccctccctctctctccctctctccctccctctctctctctccctccctctctctccctctctctccctctctctctccctccctgtctctctccctctctctctctctccccccctctctcccccccccctctctctccccctctctctccctctctctctgacccctctctctctctccccccccccctccctccctctctctcccctctccctctctctctctccctgtctctctctctctccctctccctcccccccccccctccctccctctctccctccctccctctctctcagctggtTGGTCTCAGTCAGGCtccagactggacagactggtctGGTGGATCCAGACTCTCAGCTGCAGGTCCAGACTCTCCCTCCTCAGGTAAGGAGACTTCAGGACTTCAGGCCGGTCTCAgtcaggacagcagcagcatctgaaCCGGATCTCTTCTCAGATTAAGCGTTATTTTACCTAGAAACTGTACTGTGTAGATttgggagacagagggacagagtaTGAACACAGACTGAATATTAACTCTGTAGAAGCACAGTTGAGTCTACTTTGGTTCTACAGACAAGTTAGACCTACAGACAAGTTAGACCTACAGACAAGTTAGACCTACAGACAAGTTAGACCGCCAAGTTTCATATTTTGCTCAGGGTGTTCCTTCAGATCAGGGTTCAGTTCAGCGATGTATTTCACATTAATaattctcctctgtctctcgaACCTGCAGACTTTTCTCCTGTAAATCGTGAGCtcagaattataaggttctatctgccttcatagttctgagatattgagcttcaaagtgttcagcatccattgagttaaatggagatgggtccttttgttttagaaattacagactcaaaaatccttattttcaaaaaataacaccacacacgTCAACAGGCACTCATAGAATAGGTTCATGCGACGaactcagttttgacaaaaaggtcagatagaaccttatatcTTAATATGTTTGTCAGACAGCAGATCAGCTGACTGTAGCTCCTCTAACGCTCGCTGCTGTCTGACAGGCTGGCAGCGCTCAGACTGCGGTCCTGCCCGGGGGTTCCAGTCCCAGACAGAGTCCCAGTCCTGGTCTCTGGACCCCCTGgaccccctggagcccctggACCCCCTGGAGCCTCTGGTCCTGCAGGAGCTCAGCATGCTGGCTGATGGACGGCTAAAGGAGCATTTCACTCAAACAGACACCTGATgagtctgtttttctctttcctcgtggtcagaggtcagaggtcagaggtcgggatCAGAGTTTGAAAACATCTCACTCTGTTAACTCTGTGCCACAGCAGATCACCTTTTCTAAGAGAGAAAATTAAAGGGGAAAGCCACTCATTTTAACAATTCACATTATTTCTGTGTCCCGGCACAGTTCAGTGTCTCGCTCCACTCTTTCCCAAAGAGAGAAAACCTTTAAcgtgtgatgtcactgggatgtaaaatcagcagctgctccattgacagtgaatggggcAGCAGTGACTTTGCAGTCGTCACACCAAAATGAAGTTTATATTCCAGCGTTGCTAACAAGTATGAAGCAGAATTTAAACCTCATCTGGGTGCAAGAACTCAGAAACCTTATGGGTCGACAAACTCAGAGCCCCATTCACTGTCCATGGAGCAGACACATTgaagggtcaagggtcaaagaGAGGGGAACAGGAagtgtgaattcttaaaataggtggcattcccctttaatgtAAAACTGTTTAAATGACAATATTGGTGCTGCAGTTTCTGTGACATTTGAAAAAGTTTACATTCAAACATCAAATCCCAGACGAAGccgtggctgctgctgctgagttaCAGAAGAAAAGCCAtagaaatgctaaaaaaaaatgttttgaaattgaGATTTTAATatcttgtatttatttttatcagaCATTTACAGTGAAGTCGGCTGCAGAACAATCCGCCTGCCGCTCGCTCTCTGGAAGAGACgaaactgaaatgttttgttgcCAAGACAgctgtagtttgtttttcttctgatGGTTTTGTATCGACTGTTGGATTAAACgcagaaaataaatacaagcTGGAAGAAgatttgtgttttcttgtgtaAATTCATTCAGAAGTCAACAAGACTCCTGCTGGCTGAGTTTGTTCCTGAGAAAatcctcattcattttctcaggAAGGATTCACTGCAGGAGCTGGAACAGTCTTCATGTGCGAGCAGCAGAGTTTCACACAGAGGTTTAAATTAGACTTAAATTAGACAcgtcacttttttattttagcgTTGGAAACGACGTCCACAGCCAGTCTGACAGTGAAGTAAACCTGAGCAGCAGAGACGTTTCTGGAGTGGAAATGACAAGTTTCTGTTCATTTCTACATCCGTATGTGAAGATTTTGTCCAATAAAACTGCAGCGCTGTGATCACATGACTTCTGTTTACATCCCAGAGAACAACAGTTACATTTTCCCACATGAACTTCAACAAGTCTGAAGCTCTGTAGCTCTGGATCAACAGTAACCATTTAACAGTAAGTAACAGGAAGTATATAATGTAAAATTCTGTATAAACCAGTCAGTAATCCTCATTCAAACCTCTAAACTTTTCTAGAAATATTCCACGTTTTGTTCCGATCAAAATAAAGTTCCACTGAAATCTTAAAAAACTTCTATAGCTTCGATTTCCATCAGCAACTCCAGAAACAAACgttacaaaataaacacaaactctGACCGGAGTGAACCCAGTTGTCAGAGGCAGCGATAAACAAGGCAACTTTCTGGGCAACTTTCTGGGCAACTTTGGAAAGCAACATTGCCTAAAGGAGTTGCCTTGACATTGTCGCTTTAATCCCGCAGCAACATTTTGGAACCTGATTTCTGACTCTGTGGCTCTCGGCTGCCTGTTGCCCAACTACATTGCCCAAAATAATTGCATTGTATGTCACCACCTTGACATGAAGTTTAGTTGCACAATCAATAATTAGTTGAAGAACGTTGGAATatctgcagcagagaaacatttcatcTCTTAACATGCAGAAGATTGTCCGGCTGTCGATGAAGATGCAAAAGTGCAGTAAagttttgttcctcaaatcatcaaaaCGAATAATCATTTTTAATAATCATACGAACAATATTGATTAAATCAATCAGAACGATCATTGTAGCCATAATCATACAGCAGTTAGGAATGTAAAAGATGTTTTTGTTCTGCAATAAGAAAAGAAATTCAGACTCAGGATCTGATCATCCTGACAggagtaaaaaaataaaatcaagtctCTCAAATCCTGATTGGCCAACTGGGCCGTGGTGGGCGGGCACTTCAGGGAAAAATCAAAACAACCCCCTGCAGGGCGACTTCGTGTTCATCTGTGCAACACAATCAGTAAATCTTTAAAACTCTTGTTTTTAAAAACAATCTTAAAACCAGTCCAGCTCGCTGCCGCCTCATTGGCCGGGACTCGAGCGGCTCCGCCCTCAGTTGATTGGCTCGTAGGCCGCCGGGGGCGTGGCCCTCTTCCGCATGCAGACGCAGACCCCGCCCAGCAGGAGGAGGATCATGGGAGTTCCCAGGCCGACCGCCATGATGGAGAGAACCAGCGGAGAGAAAGAATCGACCGGAGGAGAACCGACACCCACCAAGAaagtcctgagagagagagagacaggcagagagagacagagggagagacagagagagagagacaggcagacagacagagagagagagagagagagagagagagacagagagagagacaggcagagagagacagagagaaagagggagagacaggcagagagagacagagagaaagagggagagacaggcagagagagacagagacagagagagagagacagagagagagagagagacaggcagagagagaagagggagagagacagagagagagacaggcagagagacagagagagagagagagagacacaggcagagagagacagagggagagacagagagagagagacaggcagagagacagagagagagagagagagagagacacaggcagagagagacagagagaaagagggagagacaggcagagagagacagagagagacagagagagagagacagagagagagacagagagaaagagggagagacaggcagagagagaagagggagagagagagagagacaggcagagagagacagagagagagagagagagacaggcagagagagacagagacagagagagagagacagagagagagagagagacaggcagagagagaagagggagagagacagagagagacaggcagaaagagacagagagagagagagagagtgtttaaTGCTGCAATAAGCATGttttgaccactagagggcgacagaaactgcaacacatttgtaaataacaacaataaagaaaagcatcatgcataaatgctaacagctaagctaactgctAACCTCTAACTACAGAGAAGTCTCACTTTGACTCTTCCTCATTAACAAGTTTATTCCTTCGCTTCGAGTTCTGAGATTGATCTCAGaactgagattaatctcagaacttaCAATAACAACaaggaacaaaataaaaaatacttagTGAATGTTTGGTAGATAAtcgcccccccacccaccagcTGAGGAAGCGCGTGCTGCTGTAGAACGGTTCTCCTGTGAGGCCGAAGCTGACGTTGAGCGCGCTGGTTTGCGGTTCCGGTCCGTAGAAAGCTCTCAGCAGGCCGGAGGCGGGCGGCGCGCGGCGCGGCGGCAGCGGGGCGGAGTGGCGGCACGGCGTGGCGTCCTCCAGGACCGGACCGGGCCGCCGGTACGCCACCGGCTTCCACTGGACGAAACCCGGAGCCGCCGAGCTGCTGTTGGCCGGCGAGGAAACCCACTGAGacacctggggggggggggatgagaagGAAATGCTACTTGTCAATAGCTTTATTAGCTAAGCTGCTATTGACAATACTGTACAAGTTTGcagtttttttgtattttgtacttCTGCACTGTAAAGGTACGCAGTGAGAAACCTGTGAATAAATATGTTTGTTGAGTTTTTATGGCCGTCAGCTGCATAGAAACATGACAGTAATGTGACTATTTTACTGTCATATTGATGCTAATAGTTAACATTTTGCCTGCCTTGGTTTAAGTAATGATGAAGGGAACTTTCATTATggtgacatttattttattcattcctTCTGCGACAGGTATGAACAGATTTAACTGATGTGGGTTTAGCAGGTTTGAGAATGTCTTGGTTCCTGCTTCAACTAGGCTTGGGCCGgtatcgcgatattttgtgaGTATCGCGATATCGAtatataccccccccccaccccaaaaaaaaagaagtgaccCAGCTTGTCGCTCTTCACCACGTTAACACTCTGCACAGTGTAATGCGGAGGCGAAGCGTACGCAGTCGTCACCTTGAATATGGACGGAGTGTATTCATCGTCGATGGAGCGAAGAACCTCCACTCGGTCCGGCggataagccccgcccaccgccTGCAGCTCCAGAGAGAACCGGGAGCGATTGGCTCTGGGCGGCACGCCGTCCAGCCACACCCTGATCTGGGAGGAGTTAGCGGTGTGGAGGAGGCGGGGCCAGTCCTGGCCACGCCCCTCAGACGCAAAGAAGGAGAcctggagaaagaggagagagatgttcGAGATTTAAATAAAACTTTtattagatatactgtatatgatcaTCTGTAGTCGTCATCTGAGGGATTTTATTTCCAAGTGGTTTTACATTCagttggttaaaaaaaaaaaaaaaatcaataatcaatTAATTACAATTAACAATTAAAGGGGAAAAGTATTATTTTCCCCTTTAACATCAGCTTTACAGACTGATGTAATAAATGCTTGTAGTTGCTGTGGGACTCTGGTTGTTTTACATCTTATTTACTTACTTAGTTATTTATCTGACTCTTATCCAGAACGATCGACAGCAGAATACACttcacaggtcagaggtcagaggtcacaggtcagaggtcacaggtcagaggtcacaggtcacAGCGACAACATATGAAACAAAGGCTGAATCCAAACGTGCGGACCGAGCCTTCAGACTGGTGTTACGGAGCCTGACGTTAACGGAGGAACGGGTAACGGGACGGCCCACATGTCACCTGACTGTCTTTTATCATCATATCTGTGGTGCAATGAACTGTGGGTAATCTCACTAGTGAAGTCCGGCAGGTAGCGGACTCTCTGGACCGAACCCTGCTGGACTGCACAGGAACCAGAGGGAAGTAACACAGCAGaaatactttgttactgtactgtatctgtactttactcgagtttttctttcacttaagactctccgcactacatttcaaaagaaaaattttagactttctactcactatattttcaaaacagattCTTTACTCTcgggatttatttatttatttatttatttatgttttttctgcaTCAAACAGCTTCCATCCAGAAAGCAGCTGATCCagaagtaaagtaaagtaaatttaacaccatctgctgttatactttgacttgagcaAAGGATTTGAAACGGTTCTTCAACTTTTACCAGAGTTTATTTTTAGacgagtatttgcacttttacttgagtaaggagTTTGTGAACCTCCACCAGTCTGACAGGAACACGTCCCAGTCTGAAGTCCCAGTCCACACTGATCCGGTAAATCTGAAaacgcatctttatttctccgtttTGTCCTTCCGTCCACACTCAGACGCCGTTTCCCACCACCGGAAACGGCGCTTTCCGACAACGCCGACATGTGATggtcatgtgatctcaggcgTATCACTGTCATGTGATCCATCCGGGCTGTATCACCCGTTTCCATGGTTTCAAAGCCTCACGGATTGGGTGGTTGTGGCTGGAGAGCCGCCCCAAACAACAACTCTACTGTgacactttttcactttctgaTTTAGGCATTTTTTTCCGAAACTTAACTTGCTAACGGACTTCGTTCTTCACGATCGCTCAGTAAACAACCTTAGAAAACGCCGGTGGCAGAAAGCTGGAGGAAATGGTGTAAAGCGTCCGGCCCAGGGAGGAAATGATGCGTTTGGTGACAGGAGACTTTTCGAAAACGCCAGTGTGGACGGAAAACTTTCAACACGAAAACGCCGTTTTCAAATTTGCCCAAATTGGTGCGGACTAGGCctgagaagggaagggaaagaagaCCTGCAGGCAGAAGGAGCCGTTGGCGAAACCCGGGGAGCCGTCTCCTCCGCAGAGCCGGGCGGAGGGCGCGGCGGGGTCCAGCGTCCGGTTGTCCAGACCGGACCAGGTGAAGTTCTGCAGCTCGTACGGAGGGAAGAAgccggagggagggaggcgctGCGGGTCGGCGGTGTCGTTGGCGTCATCGTACTCCCACAGCTGAGAGGAACAGGACAGACACAATCCAGTTAGTTCACCCGCCTGCTTCAGTCAGAGACGGGACTCTTATAGATTatcagggatgggacgatattctgatctcacgatacgatgtgatcagtAAAacttcagtgacaacaaagtctgattctgagactcaaatctttctcaCCCGGCTGAAGACGACGGCGCTGCTGAACAGGACGCTGCTCTGCGGCTCCACCCTCAGGCTGCCGCTGGTGTTGCGGGCGAGGAACGCAGGCCAGTCCACCTGGAGAGACGGGGAGACGGCTCCATCACTGACAACAGACGGCATTATGGGACGTCCTGGTGGGTCAGCGGTCTGAGGCGCGGACCGTGTAACCGCAACGTCGTGGGTTCAAACCGTCacgccatccctctctctctttctctctctactgatctttcctgtctgtctacactttgaactatctaataaagcccaaaaaataatctttaaaaaataaaaagcattaCAGCAGCCAACAAAGTGTCTGGACTCCTGACTGatgttctgttttattctcttaaagcattttgatctaaaggcttctgcttaaatgcttgaaattagtttcttagtcaaatataaatagtgaagttgatcctgtgtatgaatttctttccaaagcctttgcctttccatcaaggcaaagaatctaaaatataagatagttttgatttgtttaacacttttttggtcgctgcataattccagttgtgttatttcatagttttgagtctttactgttattctaaaatgtggaaaatagtaaaaataaagagaaatgtgcttttgactgatattgtaaCATGTACATTTTTCTCCTGAGCTGCTGCACATGAGCTGAACCGGTCCGACCGCAGAGAGGAGGTCTGTGTTTGAGCGGGACTCACCTGGACGGCGGAGGAGGCGGAGTCAGTGTGGACCAGCAGCAGCGCCGGCGCCCCCTGGCTGCACAGCAGGAAGTGCAGCGTGTCGTTGCGGCCGAGCGCCCGGACGTGCAGCAGGGCGACGCcggggggcggcgggggggcggagggggtcAGACCCGGGTTCAGCTCCACGgacagctggggggggggggcaggggggggcaACAACATGAAGAACTGACCGACGTTTCCTAAAGgcttttataataataaactttatttctagagcacttttcaaaaccaaggAACAAGTGTAAGGaagaaaacattcaaatgaaaCTGAAGGTACTGATAAATTCAGCAtagcaaagagataaaaaggacaaacaaatgacaataaataaaagaaaggaTAAATGACAGTAAAAAAACAGTCAGACCAGGATTAAAGCGTTCCgataaaagtctgtttttaggagagatttaaaagatgatactgacttAGCTCACCTgacttttatttctattttattacaCTCAATCTGAGCATGTTATTCCATCAGCTGGCAGTTTATTACGTCTTCAACCCCTTTACAGGAACATTTGATGACATCACCCGGCAGTAATTACATCATCATCAGCTGCTAGAAAGACTGTCAATCAATCAGACTGATCAAAGGGAGTGATTGAGTTCCGACTGACGGACTGAAAAGCCTGAACAGACTCTGCTTTCTCCCAGAGTCCAGGAGGTTTTTATTGATCTTTAcagcccccccccacacacacacacacacacacacatcaagaatacaaacaacaaaacaacaaggaaAAGCTTTCATTCATCTGATCACCTTTGACCTTTCCTGAGCAGCGCTGGGGGTTTGATgggagaaaacagcagaaacagaacTGAGCGGAGAACTTTCCTCATGTTCTACTTTACGTTTCTATTCCTTCTTCTGTTGATGCGTTTCCTGTTTCTTGTGCTTCTTAAATCCATCTCACCGTATATTTGACTATTCTGTTGTTTCTATTCCTTTGTAAACTTTGCTGTTAGAGAAGTGCTGTCGATAAAGTTGATTCTCCTTCACTAACAGAGTTTCTCTCTaacagaaactcaaaccagtGGAAACAGTGAAATGTGCTTCCTGCCTGCTACTTATTAttcaagagcacacacacacacacacacacac
This region includes:
- the glmp gene encoding glycosylated lysosomal membrane protein; translation: MAASRDHRVHFSLFFWVLTFSFSAGWFGGGENEQRKLSVELNPGLTPSAPPPPPGVALLHVRALGRNDTLHFLLCSQGAPALLLVHTDSASSAVQVDWPAFLARNTSGSLRVEPQSSVLFSSAVVFSRLWEYDDANDTADPQRLPPSGFFPPYELQNFTWSGLDNRTLDPAAPSARLCGGDGSPGFANGSFCLQVSFFASEGRGQDWPRLLHTANSSQIRVWLDGVPPRANRSRFSLELQAVGGAYPPDRVEVLRSIDDEYTPSIFKVSQWVSSPANSSSAAPGFVQWKPVAYRRPGPVLEDATPCRHSAPLPPRRAPPASGLLRAFYGPEPQTSALNVSFGLTGEPFYSSTRFLSWTFLVGVGSPPVDSFSPLVLSIMAVGLGTPMILLLLGGVCVCMRKRATPPAAYEPIN